A section of the Humulus lupulus chromosome 2, drHumLupu1.1, whole genome shotgun sequence genome encodes:
- the LOC133818545 gene encoding protein DETOXIFICATION 14-like isoform X2: MQLGMAGALETLCGQTYGAEEYHKLGDYTWCAIISLTLVCVPISLLWTYMDRLLILFGQDPLISQVAGQYSTCLIPALFGYAVLQSLVRFFQSQKLILPMLITSCSVLCLHIPLCWILVFKLELGISGAAFSIGASYWLNVVFLGLYMNYSSACEKTRIKFSKEAFRHIREFISLAIPSALMLCLEYASFELLVFLSGFFPNAKLEASVLSICITTTTSIFYIPYGIGAAASTQVSNRLGAGNAEAVKLAIRVALVLGVAEAVVGSTILFCSRNVLGYAYSNEKEVVDYVTEMVPLLSFSIGVDSLVAVLSGVARGSGWQDIGAYVNLGAYYVVGIPLAALLGFVFKLRGKGLWIGIMTGTTLQAVFFLVITIFTNWQKQAEKAKERIFREKETLINHSVAEFYLDEQKVLIC, from the exons ATGCAGCTCGGAATGGCGGGTGCTTTGGAAACTTTATGCGGACAGACATATGGAGCCGAAGAATATCACAAGTTGGGAGACTACACTTGGTGTGCAATAATCTCACTCACTTTGGTTTGTGTCCCAATATCTCTCCTATGGACATACATGGACAGACTTCTCATATTGTTTGGCCAAGACCCTCTAATCTCACAAGTTGCTGGACAATATTCTACTTGCCTCATCCCTGCTTTGTTTGGCTACGCAGTTCTCCAATCCCTGGTTCGCTTCTTCCAATCTCAGAAATTGATTCTTCCAATGCTCATAACCTCATGTTCAGTTCTGTGTTTGCACATTCCTCTGTGTTGGATTCTGGTGTTTAAGCTTGAGCTTGGAATTTCGGGCGCAGCGTTTTCCATTGGAGCCTCGTATTGGCTCAATGTAGTTTTCCTTGGACTTTACATGAACTACTCTTCGGCTTGTGAGAAAACCCGAATTAAGTTTTCCAAGGAGGCTTTCAGACACATAAGAGAGTTTATCAGCCTCGCTATTCCATCCGCGCTAATGCTTTG CCTTGAATACGCCTCATTCGAGCTTCTAGTATTCCTCTCTGGTTTCTTTCCAAATGCAAAGCTCGAGGCTTCAGTTCTCTCTATATG CATTACTACCACCACATCCATTTTTTACATTCCATATGGGATCGGTGCTGCTGCAAG CACCCAGGTCTCTAACAGATTAGGAGCAGGGAATGCTGAGGCAGTTAAACTTGCGATCAGAGTGGCTCTGGTTCTTGGAGTTGCAGAAGCAGTTGTAGGGAGTACAATTCTCTTTTGCAGTCGCAATGTTTTAGGATACGCTTATAGCAATGAGAAGGAAGTGGTGGACTATGTTACGGAGATGGTTCCTCTGCTTTCTTTCTCAATTGGTGTGGACAGTTTGGTAGCAGTTCTTTCTG GGGTTGCCAGAGGAAGTGGGTGGCAGGATATAGGAGCTTATGTAAATCTTGGAGCATATTATGTAGTGGGCATACCATTAGCTGCTTTGTTGGGTTTTGTCTTCAAGTTAAGAGGGAAAGGCTTGTGGATTGGAATAATGACAGGAACCACTCTACAAGCAGTTTTCTTTTTGGTCATAACAATTTTCACAAATTGGCAAAAGCAG GCAGAGAAGGCAAAGGAGAGAATATTCAGGGAAAAAGAAACTCTTATCAACCATTCAGTTGCTGAATTTTATCTTGACGAGCAAAAGGTTCTAATTTGTTAG